The nucleotide sequence attttaaaaaaatcactttgaATTTGGTGACAGCAACACATCTCAAAAATGTTGAGGCAGGTGTtaaaaaggctggaaaagtggTACGTTTAACAACTGGAGAAtcacttttcaagtaattaggTAAAATGGCAACAACTAACAATGATTGTTTGATGTAAAAAATAGCATCTTGGAGAGACAGAGTTTCCCCAATTTCCCCAAAAAACTGCATCCAAAAATTGTTGATCTATTCTGAATAATGTACATCAATGTGATATTGTGAAGATTCTGAATACTCATCATCTACAGTCCGTGATATCATCAAAAAAATCTGAGAATCTCgagaaatctctgtgcacaaggAACGAGGTTGACAGGTATGCCTGTGATGGCCGGGTCCTCCaacagcactgcattaaaaacagactgcatgggctcaggaacacttccgGGAATCATTGCGTGTGAACTGTCCACAGTGCCATCGACAAACGCAGTTTTAAGCTCTAGCATGCAAATGACGATGAAGGTTTGACTGGAGTTATATTTGATGACAGCTTGATTAAAGGCATTTGAAACATGTGACATCCTCCTGCGACAAGTTGCTTTTTAGTAAGCAGTCAAAAGCATGTTGCATTGTTATCCGCATACCGAAGTGTTCGACTCCAAACATGGATGAACTTAGGACAACCTCATTAGGAGCTCAGATCATCAAAGTATGTGAGCAGTTTGCTCACATATTACCAAATCCTGACCTAATCCAGTTTTGCCAACACAAACAAATGCATCCGTTtgaagagctctgtgtagaccaggggtgggcaatctcagtccacaagggccggtgtccctgcaggttttagatctcaccttgggtcaacacacctgaatcacatgattagttcgttaccaggcctctggagaacttcaggacatgttgaggagctaatttagccatttaaatcagctgtgttggttcgaggacacatctaaaacctgcagggacaccggccctcgtggactgagattgcccacccctggtgtaGACCATTGGTCTCAAAcaccagtcctcgagggccgatgtcctgcaacttttccatgtgtccctgttgcaacacacctgaatacaattagtaggtcattagcaagactatagaacttgactgcatgctgaggtggcaattcagccatttgattcatgttacagcagctgatGAGTGAAtaaacatggtgcaataaaaatacttttagaagtacatttttccaaacacatacatttacttaaatttacttgagtagggttaggggttgccacttcagcatgcagtcaagttcgatactcttgctaatgacctactaattttattcaggtgtgttgcaacacATGAAAAagttgcaggacaccggccctcaaggactggagtttgagatcCCTGGTGTAGACGTCCTGTGATGTTCCAGCATCAGTGTGCACTTCACGGGCAGTTTGGTGCCTCCTCGATCTTGGACTTGGATCTGATTTCATGGCCAAGCAGGACATCTGTCTGATTTGAATGCCATGTGTGGAGTTGCACAGGGAACTGAATTAGGACCTATAGATTTTCAAAAATGGATTAACAGTTCAAGATAAAACAGAACACTGGGGGCATATGGATGACATGACTCTGGCCCAGGTGTGAGGTCATCATTATCCATGGTAACTTCCAGCGAGTCAGTGGGTAGACCATGCAATAATCTCAACCAAGAGGAAGCTTTCTTTTTCTACTGCCCAAAGAAATCTGTTGTCTGAGACTAAAAAGAAGTGTTTGTATACCTACAAATGCTGCATGCATCTACTGATGTCTGTCACACTCACCTGACTACAGGAGCAgctaaaacaatgaaaactatGCAGAAACGGGcttgtaaaaaaatatttggccAGAGGTTCTTAGGACACTTGAACAGCTCTTTGCACACTTGGATTTTGCAGGTTCAGCTTTGCTTTGGGTTTGCTGGAAAGCTGCTTAAGTCTACCTTTACCACCCACTTCCATGTAGGGTTTAACGATAGTTCAATAAGGAAAAGTGATTTATTCAGATACAGAATAAATTAGATTGCCCCAGTGCTCAGGATCTACATGATACGTGCTGGTGGTGATGAAGATGGCAAAGGAGGCTTGGATAAGGAGGAAGCAAGTCAGAAAGGCAAATAACAGAAGAGCACAGAGCTTTAAAGCACAAAGACAGAGAGGCTGATTGGGTAaactgaggaaaagaaaatgattgGCCTACAGTAATGATGTCAATACTGAGTTTGACAGCATGGGAAAGAGGAAGTGATGTAAAGAATAGAGCCTGAACACTGAGGAAAATCAAACAGATTAGTTCTTTATTGAATAGACGCACAAACcttataaatgattaaaaaaaaaaacagttttggaCATTATTTAGACTAgtgattatttcaaataaatactCAAAGAATTTGGGGGAAATGGATGTAATGAGTACAATGAACTGAAAGAACagcaaagaaggaaaaagaaaaaagaaagaaacaaacaaacagtgaatctgacagaaaaagaaagggaacattttcaaatgtttttatagGATCTTATACAACAGTGGCATTTGTCTGGCCCATTTGGGATCAAATTGGTCTTTTTGTGTCCCATGAACTAAAAAGAGATCAACACTTCTTccctaaacaaacaaataaaagggGCGGAGGGCTTCAAGAATTACAAACAAAGACACTCAGCAGATTTTACAGTTCAGcgcacacacgcagacacaatCGCAGAGGCACACCCCGAGGGCTCAGAGCAAATATGAAGGCGGTAATGCAGTCCTGTTGTTTGGCTAGTCTCCAGTGAACATCATTACAAACTAACTGGCAGTTAGGGATTTTCCCCAAAGCTGCACCTGATTCTAAGAatttaacaataaacttttaTAGTGACTGAAAATACATACAATTAAGAGCTGTGATGATGAATAAATAGACTGAATGAACAGCATTTTAAATTAACTTGAGTGCTGTACTCTATCCCACTTTTGAGGTGCTTGTATTAAAGTTTctaaaacataataataatcacCTGTATATAGAAGATGGACCAGGAAAGACTGAAGTTTATTTCACAGTCCATCAAATTCCCTTCATAACGATGTCGTCGTCTTGTCTTTCTGTGGTGTTCCTCTCCTGTCCCAGCCAGCATGTCGGTTTCTGTGATAACAGACACGTATCCGTCCATCGACCGGCCGGTGTTCTCCGAGGCCCCCACAGGCGCTAATGTCACAGAGTGGGAACGAGACGCCCTGCTGGCCGTGGCCGAGGTGGTGGTGCTGGCGGTCATCTTAGTGATGGCTTTACTTGGCAACGGGTTGGTCCTGGTGGTGTTGCTAAGGCGAAGGCGACACCACAACCCCCTGCACCAGTTCATGCTGAACCTCTGTGTGGCTGACCTGGTGGTGGCGCTGTTCCAGGTAGCACACACATTCATGTTGTGGATTATATGTGTGTTATACGTCACTACAGGTGTATAACTATAGAATTATCTGATAATATGTGCAGAGttatgaaatgaaaataatctggaaatgtgattattttttttacaatttgtaaacaaatacataaatgtGGAAAAAGACATAAACACACTGAAGTCTGCAAATGTCTTCACAGGTCTCCAAATATGCACACCTATATGTAAATGTGAACTAAACTGGGGTAAAAGTGCACATGAATCTATTAATTTGCACAAatatttgtaatttttattgattttttatgtttttggtgtttttttgtattttgtacacAATTCTGAGATTTTAAATGTACATGCAAATTCAGAAAAGTGCAGAGAAGTCTTTCAGTTTTTGCATTAATCTGTAAATTTGAACTGAAATatggaaatgtgcaaaaaatctataaatgtGTTCTGGGATTTATGAATGTGCACACTAATCTGTAACTCTAATTTTTAAAGTGCACaaacgtctgtgtgtgtttgtgtgcatgtgtgtgtgcatacattTTGTGCATCATATATCACAACTCTCCACAGAGAAATATATTGTTACATGTTATTGCAAAAGCACATATATCCTTCgtccctctcctcttcctctctgagGTGTTGCCCCAGCTCGTGTGGGACGCTAAGGGACGCTTTCCTGGTCCTGACTTCTTATGTCGCCTGGTGAAGTACCTTCAGGTTCTGGGAATGTTTGCCTCCTCCTACATGATCGTGGCCATGACGGTGGATCGCCACTATGCTATCTGCTGCCCCCTGCAGGCACATCGCAGCGGGGCCACGAAGCGCTGGAACAGCTTCATCGTGCTGGCCTGGGTACTGTCGCTGCTGCTCAGCCTGCCACAGGTAGGCCAAAGCAAAGAGGCTGGCCACAGATCTGCTCCTGAGATTCACAACTTAGGTTCTGATTACTGTTAGGCTGACCTTCTCTTAGAATTAACgttaaaaagagaagaaaacaaggTGATAGTCAAAGAAAGGACAGGGGCATCATTGTGGTCCTAAGCTTTTACTTTAAAGGCCTATCATCAAATTCACATAAGATTACCTTTAACTTTGAAGATAAGAACACATAAACAAAGAAGTAGTGTCCCATTTTTACACATTTCCAACCAACACTTTTATCACATTAAAACATGAAGGTGTAAATAAGCACCGTGCCAATTAAAATCTTATAGAAGagagcacaaacacaaaatcagaCTGTTTGTCGTTACCATCACCTCCACTCATCTCTTTGCCGGTTTGCAGGTCTTTATCTTTTCCCGTTCTGAGTTGGCTCCAGGTGTGTATGAATGTTGGGGCAACTTCGCCGAGTCCTGGGGCCTCAAAGCCTACGTGACGTGGATGACCGTAGCCATCTTCATCCTCCCCGTTCTGATCATCACCATCTGCCAGGTAGAACAGAGAGAACCACAAGACAAGATGCTTCTGGAAACAAAAATGTACCCTCTCTCATCTTTCTTCTTTTAGGTGCGAATCTTCAAGGAGATTCATAACAATCTGTACCTGAAATCAGACCGACGCCTGTCCCCTGCTGCTCTCCCTCAATTAAGAAAAGAAACCcagagaggagaaagaggaggaggaggaggaggaaagtcTAATGTCCCCTTCTATGTTTCCCCCCTCATGTACAACAACCCTGGGAATGACAGCAGTTTGGACCCTGTGTCCACCTATCAGCACCTACCAATGGGTCCACTCAGGTCCAGCAGCATCACGTCACATTGTGACGTTCACACCTTCACTGCTCTTCACCCCGGTGAGATTTATACAGAGTACAGTCTGGTGATCATTCTTGGACTCtacagtagctttgcatgatccaGTAATGAAAATAATGCTTATTTATCCTACACTGAGCCTTGAGATGGACGTATCCATAAGCCTTAAACCTGCAATagtttctaatggccagcagggggcgactgctGTAGTTAGTAAAGGACATCAGTCTGTATAGAAGCTTATGGAGAAACAACCCTCAGTCTAACTCATGTTTCCTGATGAATTTAGGCTCCCAGTCACAGCTCTGCAGTCCTGTTGAAATCAACATGATGTTCATTTGGTAAATTATGGTCCTCACTGGTCTGCAGAAGGTTGATTATGTATATGAAGTATGGTGTGTTTTACCACATGACTGATAAGTCACAGCCTAAGAGTGTGCACTGTTTTTCAGTTTCTCAGTTATGGTTATGATTGATATGTTGGTGCTGCTCAGGTAAACTAAACTTTCCATAAAACTCTTCACCCACTTCTGCTCGAGCTTCAGGTACTTGAGTTCTTGCAGTCTTACTCCTCAAGCAATGTGGTGGTAAAAGGTGACAAAGATCTGGAGTCTCATGCCTGAAATTAGCTAATATGTGCTTTTACTACAATCAAAaagttataaataaaaaattaattaataaaaattgaAACATATTTATAGTCTTAACTCATACTTGCAGAAGAAATTTTGGACTTTTCCAGGAAACAGGAAATTTCAGAGAGAGCGAGCGTCACAGGAATGTTTTTGTCCTCCCCGTCAGCTCAGTTGCAAGCGGGCGGCCCACCAGACCcaacagcgccctctgctgcCTGCTCACCACACCGACCCAAACTGCCCCCTGTGAGAGGTGGAGAGGTAACAGCAGCCATGTCAAAGACGGTGAGGATGACGCTGGTCATTGTGCTCGTGTACTCGCTCTGCTGGGCCCCGTTCTTCAGCGTCCAGCTCTGGGCCGCCTGGGACCCTGACCCACCTCAAAacggtacacacacacacaaagtcctGCCAGACCAACTTGCTGTAATTTTAAGGATTTTTTTGTTCTCTACATCCCAGTTTTTAAACCTCCAAATCGtataaaataactaaaaaataaCTTTACATAAATACCCTGAACCCAATTGAAATGGAGCGGTAATCTGTTTCTCCACCTCTCATCCTGTGACAGCTGGTGCAGGCTCCTATCTGTACAACATAAAGATGCCTTAGACATGAAGTCATTGTGTTAACTCTAAAACTCTCTAAAGAACTTTTATATACAAGAATTTACAGTAAGTGCCTTTAAGGCTACCAAAGACGCCACCCTGAAGCAGATTTGGACTTGATGCCGTGATCTGCAGTCCCCTGTGCCATTTACggacctcctcctcctgtgtATGTACACAGGTGTA is from Oreochromis niloticus isolate F11D_XX linkage group LG20, O_niloticus_UMD_NMBU, whole genome shotgun sequence and encodes:
- the LOC102080933 gene encoding vasopressin V2 receptor isoform X1 gives rise to the protein MSVSVITDTYPSIDRPVFSEAPTGANVTEWERDALLAVAEVVVLAVILVMALLGNGLVLVVLLRRRRHHNPLHQFMLNLCVADLVVALFQVLPQLVWDAKGRFPGPDFLCRLVKYLQVLGMFASSYMIVAMTVDRHYAICCPLQAHRSGATKRWNSFIVLAWVLSLLLSLPQVFIFSRSELAPGVYECWGNFAESWGLKAYVTWMTVAIFILPVLIITICQVRIFKEIHNNLYLKSDRRLSPAALPQLRKETQRGERGGGGGGKSNVPFYVSPLMYNNPGNDSSLDPVSTYQHLPMGPLRSSSITSHCDVHTFTALHPAQLQAGGPPDPTAPSAACSPHRPKLPPVRGGEVTAAMSKTVRMTLVIVLVYSLCWAPFFSVQLWAAWDPDPPQNGVAFTLLMLLASLNSCTNPWIYSAFSSSVSPELRLLLHCQPHSRRRASVTNDSTITHTSN
- the LOC102080933 gene encoding vasopressin V2 receptor isoform X3, producing MSVSVITDTYPSIDRPVFSEAPTGANVTEWERDALLAVAEVVVLAVILVMALLGNGLVLVVLLRRRRHHNPLHQFMLNLCVADLVVALFQVLPQLVWDAKGRFPGPDFLCRLVKYLQVLGMFASSYMIVAMTVDRHYAICCPLQAHRSGATKRWNSFIVLAWVLSLLLSLPQVFIFSRSELAPGVYECWGNFAESWGLKAYVTWMTVAIFILPVLIITICQVRIFKEIHNNLYLKSDRRLSPAALPQLRKETQRGERGGGGGGKSNVPFYVSPLMYNNPGNDSSLDPVSTYQHLPMGPLRSSSITSHCDVHTFTALHPVASGRPTRPNSALCCLLTTPTQTAPCERWRGNSSHVKDGEDDAGHCARVLALLGPVLQRPALGRLGP
- the LOC102080933 gene encoding vasopressin V2 receptor isoform X2, producing the protein MSVSVITDTYPSIDRPVFSEAPTGANVTEWERDALLAVAEVVVLAVILVMALLGNGLVLVVLLRRRRHHNPLHQFMLNLCVADLVVALFQVLPQLVWDAKGRFPGPDFLCRLVKYLQVLGMFASSYMIVAMTVDRHYAICCPLQAHRSGATKRWNSFIVLAWVLSLLLSLPQVFIFSRSELAPGVYECWGNFAESWGLKAYVTWMTVAIFILPVLIITICQVRIFKEIHNNLYLKSDRRLSPAALPQLRKETQRGERGGGGGGKSNVPFYVSPLMYNNPGNDSSLDPVSTYQHLPMGPLRSSSITSHCDVHTFTALHPAQLQAGGPPDPTAPSAACSPHRPKLPPVRGGEVTAAMSKTVRMTLVIVLVYSLCWAPFFSVQLWAAWDPDPPQNAGAGSYLYNIKMP